One Erpetoichthys calabaricus chromosome 9, fErpCal1.3, whole genome shotgun sequence genomic region harbors:
- the LOC114657229 gene encoding uncharacterized protein LOC114657229 isoform X9 encodes MGNQPSECHGCNCCVCGTRLPPCTSFDNFRKDWVEGYYVYIYNGGQYYREVGVDNQYKCPDCFHRPIRERLEREEREKKKREEEERRKREEEERRRREEAERQRREEEERRRKAEEEQRRRQQEEERQRKEAAERERKAEEERRKREEEERRKLAEEERKKKEDADRKRREEEARQKREAEEREKRELQERLDQTLKNAKAKSEQEEDIVREKMEQKTTTDIVVSQFDEFETIKVHLENRETDNENLMDVLCAKSGISLSNMTLTALTTKQVESLSKSLETLLFQEWPSNPPSRLVLVHTQVLLTELVLTNLKMEDSSLQEGVTNQAQYLVETMNNAGENITEMFNFTQALLKVHKRMLESTYQCSIVKITKQITKTENLPAEEVFLLKFLEILQKCLREVSEPKYGKEITNVEKKCYEVLLNATTRSYNEEAYSELTCRLLRIVQSGLWQPNEAMDFMYDLVKSCSDPVLLTKVLHLIEIYRVPPNWQDEDGKKITDHLGTEILYQEFEKDLKKEPEKSLDAVLEEIKKTGSIDIQTLDKVTCIVSGVQKRIAALKVNERDILENIPKGSLSAGKIAEDLEKILFTLCKGVFKVNNYYPRVTQMVTWCLLALSKYSKLLEVGTGEGKSCIIAMFAAMRVLMGQQVDVVSSSSVLCERDAEDWSPFYKLFSITVDTNTNKTKDEERAICYKADIVYGTVETFAADYLRQTFELKQVRPNRKFHCIIVDEVDSLLLDRGVQLTYLSSDMISLQHLNTILAMIWSVVNQHGLVATENKVFIRGPPVPFYKGIFDCLSGDNLGLEEPIDILEIAEENGLVPSGFSKEIGASDKDKLNEKLKSIPQNAMLKFFNVLEDYIPYHFSTYIQDANGILQLTADDSTPGLPFFVLDNGLCCLLCDSDEQLWEPVRSYVLEHLQFTPCTNNAEKHSIPGFLKNLVETKMQTWVENAFLAIKLQPDREYVVKGDCILPVDFKSTGIIELNKKWGDGLQQFLEMKHQTKISTMSTITNFISNVSYFNKYQGQVFGTTGTLGTDADIQFLSKLYPNLTACRIPTFNRRKLFEVQGEMTNTSEDWKRKICATVQEQISPSSTGKGRAALVICESINRAIEIEKELKPFVRGQLKLYIRSDNDNAKILDAELAPGDVIVATNLAGRGTDIKVSGDVNNSGGLFVVLTFLSQNARVELQAFGRTARKGKPGSAQLIVCTNHMPEYLGEVNTLGAVKRIRDQVAKSRVLHYLDDDIPEIFLREELFFQYCKILLSVYNEIEDVEDEKATVAVLNEYWGIWLQLKSKPILELKRDELLASLASDIAKAKQLCKTEESPCSSIYQYIRFGNKELFDGKFELSSRLFEKSMALDPSWASIAFYSHAYCTIKLSKDNYLNKAMEDLEKAKESLANFKEQCVVTLQLVKLASKSKESEETTRFQNHIMTRCQVLDFFNKNIEEAIKKLKEIKDKGRDAIVEETSVFALVPDAQSEVHQELYEFYKLGLVNIYTVKEKPRFCWEGLVVFLLGVLQLVAGIILTAVTCGTLANIGMALISEGISDCISGAEAMITGEFSWASWAIEKAISVGLSLVSFGIGKVIAKGAKATMTAIKAIGKNLKALPKVLSKQVKTGLKQALKDNIKNVLKYAGKEIAVEVLSKTEDIILDKIVEEIKNKAKEAAVESVQKNMKQEPLKPLADTVVLSHLKDGMQVNVLLSDTISTEKLKNIFKEVADTVLESDKEGLEWQEKLHSSMLEVLGNASEESKGKLKIALGIIQATYMSALAADAIASVITMSNQFNGKYCEDLEKMIQENNMAGKAQKIVLTTNESILLDGFKGELAVEVAGSLVDVLTLIFQQKFSNHLVKFAQNKVNGKINKYLEDKIKVDADTFIKSKEVSTGNVVDYKKDLTPTALKMQKAVKAYAADIKNTKRPATVVDIRVLAEVTGKRIVVLDDNKGDMRKIQALNPNKKTITGTISVVYQPKSEQYPSGRYDVCIKGKVVTVSGDGKVYTAVAPDGLNLMCQKAR; translated from the coding sequence ATGGGGAATCAACCATCAGAATGCCATGGATGTAACTGTTGTGTCTGTGGTACTAGGCTTCCTCCTTGCACATCATTCGATAACTTTAGAAAGGACTGGGTTGAGGGATATTATGTCTACATTTACAATGGTGGCCAATATTACAGAGAAGTTGGGGTAGACAATCAATACAAGTGTCCTGACTGCTTCCATCGGCCAATAAGAGAACGACTTGAAagagaagaaagggaaaaaaagaaacgtgaagaggaagaaagaaggaaaagggaggaagaagagaggaggagaagagaagaagcagaaagacaaagaagagaGGAAGAGGAAAGACGAAGAAAAGCAGAGGAAGAACAAAGGAGAAGACAGCAAGAagaggagagacagagaaaagaggcagcagaaagagaaagaaaggcagaagaggaaaggagaaaaagggaggaagaagaaagaagaaaacttgctgaagaagaaagaaaaaaaaaagaagacgcagATAGGAAGAGAAGGGAAGAAGAAGCAAGACAAAAGAGAGAAGCTGAAGAAAGGGAAAAACGAGAGCTTCAAGAGAGGCTGGATCAGACGCTTAAGAATGCTAAGGCCAAATCAGAACAGGAAGAAGACATAGTCCGTGAGAAGATGGAGCAGAAAACCACAACAGACATTGTAGTCAGCCAGTTTGATGAGTTTGAAACTATCAAGGTTCACCTTGAAAATCGTGAAACTGATAATGAAAACCTTATGGATGTTTTATGTGCCAAGAGTGGAATATCACTTTCTAACATGACACTAACTGCACTCACAACAAAGCAAGTTGAGAGCCTTTCCAAATCTCTGGAAACACTGCTTTTCCAAGAATGGCCTTCAAATCCCCCAAGCAGACTTGTTCTTGTCCATACACAGGTGCTGCTCACAGAACTTGTGCTCACAAATCTTAAAATGGAGGACAGCAGTTTGCAAGAGGGCGTCACCAACCAAGCCCAGTATCTGGTAGAGACAATGAATAATGCTGGAGAAAATAtaactgaaatgtttaatttcacacaGGCTTTGCTGAAAGTACATAAAAGAATGCTGGAAAGCACATATCAATGTAGTATTGTAAAGATCACTAAGCAGATAACAAAGACAGAGAATCTTCCTGCAGAGGAAGTCTTTCTCTTAAAATTTTTAGAAATTCTACAGAAGTGCCTGAGAGAAGTCAGTGAGCCAAAATATGGAAAAGAGATCACAAATGTGGAGAAAAAGTGCTATGAGGTCTTGCTAAATGCAACAACTCGATCCTATAATGAGGAAGCATATTCTGAACTGACCTGCAGACTTCTGAGGATTGTCCAATCTGGCCTATGGCAGCCCAATGAAGCTATGGATTTTATGTATGACTTAGTAAAGAGCTGCAGTGATCCTGTCCTCCTCACGAAGGTGCTACATCTGATTGAAATCTACCGGGTCCCTCCAAACTGGCAGGATGAAGATGGTAAGAAGATCACTGACCACCTTGGAACAGAAATTCTGTATCAAGAATTTGAAAAGGATTTGAAAAAAGAACCAGAAAAGTCACTTGATGCTGTTctggaagaaattaaaaagactgGAAGCATTGACATTCAAACTCTTGACAAGGTGACCTGCATTGTTTCAGGCGTCCAAAAAAGAATTGCTGCACTCAAAGTGAATGAACGTGACATACTTGAAAATATACCAAAAGGTTCTCTGAGTGCTGGTAAAATTGCTGAAGACCTTGAAAAAATTTTATTCACGTTGTGCAAAGGAGTGTTTAAAGTGAATAACTATTACCCAAGGGTGACTCAAATGGTCACCTGGTGCCTGCTAGCCTTGTCAAAATACAGTAAGTTACTTGAGGTTGGCACTGGAGAAGGGAAGTCTTGCATCATAGCAATGTTTGCGGCCATGCGAGTACTGATGGGACAACAAGTGGATGttgtttccagttcttctgtaCTCTGTGAGCGAGATGCAGAAGACTGGAGCCCCTTTTATAAGCTTTTTAGCATCACAGTGGATACAAACACTAACAAAACCAAAGATGAAGAGAGAGCCATCTGTTACAAAGCTGACATTGTCTATGGGACAGTAGAGACTTTTGCAGCTGATTATCTGCGCCAGACCTTTGAGTTAAAACAAGTACGACCCAATCGCAAGTTTCACTGTATCATTGTGGACGAAGTGGATTCTTTGCTGCTGGATCGAGGAGTGCAGCTCACTTACTTGTCAAGTGATATGATAAGCCTTCAGCATCTTAACACAATCCTAGCCATGATCTGGAGTGTGGTAAATCAGCATGGTTTGGTTGCTACAGAGAACAAAGTATTTATTCGTGGCCCTCCTGTACCTTTTTACAAAGGCATATTTGATTGTCTAAGTGGAGATAACCTGGGCCTAGAAGAACCAATTGATATATTGGAAATTGCAGAGGAGAACGGCCTTGTTCCATCTGGATTTTCAAAGGAAATTGGAGCCAGTGACAAAGATAAACTTAATGAGAAACTCAAAAGTATCCCCCAGAATGCCATGTTAAAGTTTTTCAATGTCCTTGAAGATTACATTCCATATCACTTTTCAACATACATTCAAGATGCAAATGGAATACTTCAGCTGACTGCTGATGACAGCACTCCTGGACTTCCTTTCTTTGTGCTAGACAATGGACTTTGCTGTTTGCTTTGTGATTCAGATGAACAGCTCTGGGAGCCAGTTCGCAGTTACGTATTGGAACATCTCCAGTTCACACCTTGTACCAACAACGCTGAGAAACATAGCATCCCaggctttttaaaaaaccttgtagaaacaaaaatgcagacatgggtagaaaatgcatttttagcAATTAAGCTGCAGCCAGACAGGGAATATGTTGTCAAAGGTGACTGCATCCTGCCAGTGGACTTCAAATCTACTGGGATTATTGAACTAAACAAAAAATGGGGAGATGGCCTGCAGCAGTTTCTGGAAATGAAGCATCAGACAAAGATCAGTACCATGTCCACAATCACTAATTTTATCTCCAATGTCTCTTACTTCAATAAGTATCAAGGCCAGGTTTTTGGCACCACTGGAACTCTGGGCACTGATGCAGATATTCAATTTCTGTCCAAACTCTACCCAAACCTTACCGCTTGCCGCATCCCAACATTTAACAGAAGAAAGTTATTTGAAGTTCAAGGAGAGATGACAAACACTTCTGAGgactggaaaagaaaaatatgtgcTACAGTTCAGGAACAGATCTCTCCCAGTTCAACTGGAAAAGGCAGAGCTGCTCTAGTGATCTGCGAGAGCATCAACAGAGCCATTGAAATTGAAAAGGAGCTGAAACCTTTTGTGCGTGGCCAGCTGAAACTCTATATCCGCAGTGACAATGACAATGCAAAAATTTTAGATGCTGAGTTGGCACCTGGAGATGTGATTGTCGCCACTAATTTGGCTGGCAGAGGAACGGACATCAAAGTGTCTGGGGATGTCAATAACAGTGGAGGACTCTTTGTGGTTCTCACCTTCCTTTCCCAGAATGCAAGAGTGGAACTTCAGGCTTTTGGCCGCACAGCTCGAAAAGGAAAGCCTGGCTCAGCTCAGCTGATTGTATGCACTAACCATATGCCAGAATACCTTGGTGAGGTCAACACTCTAGGAGCAGTGAAAAGGATCAGAGATCAAGTAGCAAAATCACGTGTGCTACACTACTTAGATGATGATATTCCAGAGATCTTCTTAAGAGAAGAGTTATTTTTCCAGTATTGCAAGATCTTACTTTCTGTGTACAATGAGATTGAAGATGTGGAGGATGAGAAGGCAACTGTAGCTGTTCTAAATGAGTACTGGGGAATATGGCTGCAACTCAAGTCTAAGCCAATACTGGAATTGAAGAGAGATGAGCTGTTGGCTTCCTTGGCTTCCGATATTGCTAAGGCCAAGCAACTGTGCAAAACAGAAGAATCTCCATGTTCTAGCATCTATCAGTACATCCGGTTTGGCAACAAAGAACTCTTTGATGGAAAATTTGAGCTCAGCTCCCGGTTGTTTGAAAAAAGCATGGCTCTTGATCCCTCTTGGGCTTCTATTGCTTTTTACAGCCATGCCTACTGCACAATAAAGCTGTCAAAAGACAATTACTTAAACAAAGCAATGGAAGATttggaaaaagcaaaagaatCTCTGGCCAATTTCAAAGAGCAATGTGTGGTGACCCTGCAGTTAGTTAAACTTGCTAGTAAATCCAAAGAGAGCGAAGAAACCACCAGATTCCAGAATCACATAATGACAAGATGCCAAGTACttgatttctttaataaaaacattgaggaagccattaagaagttGAAAGAGATCAAGGATAAAGGAAGGGATGCTATTGTGGAAGAAACTTCTGTTTTTGCACTGGTCCCAGATGCACAGTCTGAAGTTCATCAAGAACTCTATGAGTTTTACAAACTGGGCCTGGTCAACATCTATACTGTTAAGGAAAAACCCAGGTTTTGTTGGGAGGGTCTGGTTGTCTTCCTCCTGGGAGTTTTACAGCTTGTTGCAGGAATTATTCTTACTGCTGTAACCTGTGGCACACTTGCCAACATTGGTATGGCATTGATTAGTGAGGGAATATCAGACTGCATCAGTGGTGCTGAAGCCATGATAACTGGAGAATTCAGTTGGGCCTCATGGGCCATTGAGAAAGCAATCTCTGTTGGCCTCTCCTTGGTCAGCTTTGGAATTGGCAAGGTTATTGCCAAAGGTGCTAAAGCAACAATGACGGCAATCAAAGCCATTGGTAAGAATTTGAAAGCTTTACCAAAAGTACTCAGCAAACAGGTCAAGACTGGGCTTAAGCAGGCTCTAAAGGATAACATAAAGAATGTTCTTAAATATGCCGGCAAAGAGATTGCAGTTGAGGTCCTTAGTAAAACAGAGGATATAATATTGGATAAaattgtggaagaaattaaaaataaggcaAAGGAAGCAGCAGTTGAATCAGTGCAGAAGAATATGAAACAGGAGCCCTTAAAGCCTCTGGCAGATACTGTGGTGCTGTCCCATCTAAAGGACGGCATGCAAGTGAATGTCCTGTTGTCAGATACCATTAGTACAGAGAAGTTGAAGAACATCTTTAAGGAAGTTGCCGATACAGTGCTGGAATCGGATAAAGAGGGTCTGGAGTGGCAGGAAAAACTTCATTCATCAATGCTTGAGGTCCTTGGTAATGCTTCTGAAGAGTCTAAAGGAAAACTTAAAATTGCTCTGGGTATCATCCAAGCAACTTATATGAGTGCTTTGGCTGCAGATGCCATAGCTTCGGTTATCACTATGTCTAATCAATTTAATGGAAAATACTGTGAGGATCTTGAGAAAATGATTCAAGAAAACAATATGGCAGGAAAAGCACAAAAAATAGTGTTAACCACAAATGAATCCATACTTTTAGATGGCTTTAAAGGGGAGCTGGCAGTTGAAGTTGCAG